In Leptospirillum ferriphilum, the following proteins share a genomic window:
- the rpoD gene encoding RNA polymerase sigma factor RpoD — protein MSALASGHSTGDRMSKSEKLNEMKDLISLGKERGYLTYDELNNVLPPEAIGSDQLDNLMSYFGDMNIDIVDDESREAGYGEMDSEEEEGFSDLESVRGVDSEEEDEGIDMTPGTLSRIDDPVRLYLKEMGAVPLLTREGEIAIAQRIEEGQKEVSGILFGMPLTVRSILSLREKFQTGQIGIREIVDVMEEETEDEPEEGDSAALRDAREQFVRQTDSLSELFLKLNAISEKWKDAQKNTSKKKVLREQAKKIKTEIVELIMEMNLHRKQVELMIRQLHDVVSVLDESERIIDHSRRRLGANKEDILKAIALLKAGKDPGERYQDPEKLELLKNYQFALERVHEAEVAALLSSSEIRDSLSLLEAGEQKVREAKAELIKANLRLVVSIAKRYTNRGLQFLDLIQEGNIGLMKAVDKFEYKRGFKFSTYATWWIRQAITRAIADQARTIRIPVHMIETINKLIRTTRHLVQELGREPLPEELAKEMQMPVEKVRRVLKIAREPISLETPIGEEEDSHLGDFIEDKKSISPIDSAVRYDLVRKIGKALSSLTEREEKVIRLRFGVGESTDHTLEEVGQDFDVTRERIRQIEAKALRKLRHPSRSKHLKSFVDW, from the coding sequence ATGTCAGCTCTGGCCAGCGGCCATTCAACGGGAGACCGAATGAGTAAAAGCGAAAAATTAAACGAGATGAAGGATTTGATCAGTCTCGGAAAAGAACGCGGATATTTGACTTATGATGAACTGAACAATGTTCTTCCCCCGGAAGCGATCGGCTCGGACCAGCTAGATAATCTGATGTCTTACTTTGGCGATATGAATATTGATATCGTCGATGACGAGTCGCGCGAAGCCGGTTATGGAGAAATGGATTCCGAGGAGGAAGAGGGATTTTCGGATCTGGAATCCGTTCGGGGGGTGGACAGCGAGGAAGAGGACGAAGGGATCGATATGACCCCGGGAACCCTCTCCCGGATTGATGACCCTGTGCGTCTTTACCTGAAAGAAATGGGGGCGGTTCCTCTCCTGACGCGAGAAGGGGAAATCGCCATTGCCCAGAGAATCGAAGAAGGGCAAAAAGAGGTCTCCGGGATTCTTTTTGGAATGCCTCTGACAGTCCGGAGCATTCTTTCCCTCCGGGAAAAGTTCCAGACAGGCCAGATCGGTATTCGTGAAATCGTGGATGTCATGGAGGAAGAGACGGAGGATGAGCCGGAAGAAGGGGATTCTGCTGCCCTGCGGGATGCCCGGGAACAGTTTGTCCGCCAGACAGACAGTCTTTCTGAGCTCTTCTTGAAGCTGAATGCCATTTCGGAAAAATGGAAAGATGCGCAAAAGAATACTTCAAAGAAGAAAGTTTTGCGCGAGCAGGCAAAAAAGATCAAGACAGAGATCGTTGAACTGATTATGGAGATGAATCTCCATCGGAAACAGGTCGAACTCATGATTCGTCAGCTTCACGATGTTGTGAGTGTTCTGGACGAATCGGAACGGATAATCGATCATTCTCGCCGGAGGCTGGGAGCGAACAAGGAAGACATTCTGAAAGCCATCGCCCTCCTGAAGGCGGGGAAAGATCCCGGTGAACGTTATCAGGATCCCGAAAAGCTGGAGCTTCTGAAAAACTACCAGTTTGCACTGGAGCGCGTTCACGAAGCGGAGGTCGCGGCCCTCCTTTCCTCTTCAGAGATCCGGGACAGCTTGAGTCTCCTGGAAGCGGGCGAGCAGAAAGTCCGGGAAGCCAAGGCCGAACTGATCAAGGCGAACCTCCGTCTGGTTGTTTCTATCGCCAAGCGTTATACAAACAGGGGGCTTCAGTTCCTCGACCTGATCCAGGAAGGGAACATCGGGTTGATGAAGGCGGTGGACAAGTTTGAATATAAAAGAGGGTTCAAGTTTTCAACCTATGCCACGTGGTGGATCCGGCAAGCTATAACGCGGGCGATTGCAGATCAGGCCCGGACAATCCGTATTCCTGTCCATATGATCGAAACGATCAACAAACTGATCAGGACGACGCGCCATCTTGTGCAGGAGCTGGGTCGCGAACCGTTGCCGGAAGAGCTTGCAAAAGAAATGCAAATGCCGGTCGAAAAAGTGCGTCGGGTCCTGAAGATAGCCCGGGAACCGATCTCCCTTGAGACGCCCATCGGGGAGGAGGAGGACAGCCATCTGGGAGATTTTATCGAGGACAAGAAGTCTATTTCCCCAATCGATTCGGCTGTCCGTTATGATCTGGTTCGAAAAATCGGAAAAGCGCTTTCTTCTCTGACCGAAAGGGAAGAAAAAGTGATCCGGTTGCGCTTTGGTGTGGGGGAGTCGACCGATCATACTCTGGAAGAAGTCGGTCAGGACTTTGACGTGACAAGAGAGCGTATTCGCCAGATCGAAGCAAAGGCCTTGAGGAAGCTGAGGCATCCAAGCCGCAGCAAGCACCTCAAGAGTTTTGTTGACTGGTAA
- a CDS encoding pseudouridine synthase, which produces MPRKSMPDKKKRDSCPLPGHTVDRWISKLGLGTRGMAREWVRDGRLSLGDGTLVQHVDQFVQGTPGSEPVFRLDQKILSADPPAVFAFNKPRGVLVTRTDPGGRETICESIGRSSGQRTGMDMSRLMPVGRLDQASSGLILLTNRSSELTRLLNPALEFPREYRVQVRPSLKKRDWEMGLFGGKWARELGLKPVDVRYEKENLRTTWLRVGLKEGKNREIRRLFESGGYEVLHLIRVGFGPFCLKNLPPGGIVEVSSFFLCKGKIVLDIILDMIHSGDIIEVKENGVVVSPGIRARDQ; this is translated from the coding sequence ATGCCCAGAAAATCGATGCCCGACAAGAAAAAAAGAGACTCCTGCCCCCTCCCCGGACATACGGTCGACAGGTGGATTTCAAAGCTTGGACTTGGCACGCGTGGAATGGCCAGGGAGTGGGTACGCGACGGCCGCCTCTCGCTTGGGGACGGCACTCTGGTTCAACATGTGGACCAGTTTGTGCAGGGAACCCCAGGTTCCGAGCCGGTTTTTCGACTGGATCAAAAAATTCTGTCCGCAGACCCTCCCGCCGTTTTTGCCTTCAATAAACCGAGGGGAGTTCTTGTCACAAGAACAGATCCCGGGGGCCGTGAAACAATCTGCGAGTCAATCGGTCGTTCCTCCGGACAAAGAACCGGCATGGATATGTCGCGTTTGATGCCCGTCGGTCGTCTCGATCAAGCCTCATCCGGATTGATTCTCCTCACGAACCGCTCTTCTGAGCTCACCAGGCTTCTGAATCCCGCTCTGGAGTTTCCCCGGGAATACCGGGTCCAGGTGCGTCCTTCCCTGAAAAAAAGGGATTGGGAAATGGGGCTTTTCGGTGGAAAATGGGCCAGGGAGCTTGGACTCAAGCCTGTGGATGTCCGATATGAAAAAGAAAATCTCCGGACGACGTGGCTCAGGGTTGGGTTGAAGGAAGGAAAGAATCGGGAGATTCGTCGTTTGTTTGAGAGCGGAGGGTACGAGGTTCTTCACCTGATCCGTGTCGGATTTGGTCCGTTCTGCCTGAAGAATTTACCGCCGGGAGGGATTGTGGAGGTCTCTTCCTTTTTCCTCTGCAAAGGCAAAATTGTACTTGACATAATACTTGACATGATACATTCCGGGGATATAATTGAGGTGAAAGAAAACGGAGTGGTCGTCTCTCCCGGAATTCGGGCGAGGGACCAATGA
- a CDS encoding HD domain-containing protein translates to MPLFPPMDPSPDHSEDPFHGVSLFSDPVHGYIRFTSSPASKSGASEADLIDSPWIQRLRSIFQLQSARLVFPSAEHSRFVHSLGAMHIAGRFARHLYPSFSRSYPDLLSPSLFEELLRVSALLHDVGHGPFCHFFDEHVLKPKFDLSHERLGQILIRGPLRSIVESLDRSPSGPFSPGEKLSADWVAYLIGKGSGPNPVPVDMPQLAALKPLFSGLFTVDNLDYVLRDSYMCGVAIGPVDMERLLYYAHVREGRLALHRSGLGAFEMFVTTRAFMYRQIYFHRTTRLFDMSLRDLIEETMDFWGLANPAENLSVYRELTDHALLEAVRRWGEEASDSGRRALGSRWRRFLERKKEWRMVYEKEDVQTTVFGPPEQIGQDLEDLMGIRGEKSKFRVDVAYRDNRPENPWNMGDRQILIYDPLTGKLDQAPLAEMLERLPVRQLAVRVFARPEEEDVGAIERVRHYFEKVPSGKS, encoded by the coding sequence GTGCCCCTTTTTCCCCCCATGGATCCCTCACCAGACCATTCGGAAGATCCTTTTCACGGGGTTTCCCTTTTTTCCGATCCCGTTCATGGCTATATTCGCTTTACTTCCTCCCCCGCCAGCAAGAGCGGAGCCTCGGAAGCCGATCTGATCGATTCTCCCTGGATTCAGCGTCTTCGTTCGATTTTTCAGCTGCAAAGCGCCCGGCTGGTCTTTCCCTCCGCAGAGCATTCCCGGTTTGTCCATTCACTGGGGGCCATGCATATTGCAGGGCGTTTTGCCCGGCATCTCTATCCGAGCTTTTCCCGATCCTACCCGGATCTTCTTTCTCCGTCTCTGTTTGAAGAACTGCTCAGGGTGTCCGCCCTTCTGCATGATGTCGGACACGGTCCTTTCTGCCATTTCTTTGATGAACATGTCCTGAAACCCAAGTTCGACCTTTCCCACGAACGTCTGGGCCAGATTCTGATCCGGGGTCCTCTCAGATCCATTGTCGAATCTCTTGACCGGTCTCCTTCCGGACCCTTTTCACCGGGTGAAAAATTGTCGGCTGACTGGGTTGCATACCTGATCGGAAAAGGAAGCGGGCCCAATCCGGTTCCTGTGGACATGCCGCAACTTGCAGCATTGAAGCCTCTGTTTTCCGGCCTGTTTACGGTGGACAACCTGGACTATGTTCTCCGGGATTCCTACATGTGCGGCGTTGCGATCGGTCCGGTCGATATGGAACGACTTCTGTATTATGCACATGTCAGGGAAGGCAGACTCGCCCTGCACCGATCCGGTCTGGGTGCGTTCGAAATGTTTGTGACAACACGGGCGTTTATGTACCGACAGATTTATTTTCACCGGACGACACGTCTGTTTGATATGTCTCTCCGGGATCTGATCGAAGAAACGATGGATTTCTGGGGATTGGCGAATCCGGCGGAAAATCTGTCTGTTTATCGGGAGTTGACGGATCATGCATTGCTGGAAGCTGTCCGACGATGGGGAGAAGAAGCTTCTGACTCCGGACGGAGAGCGTTGGGGAGTCGATGGAGGCGTTTTCTGGAGAGGAAAAAAGAATGGCGCATGGTTTATGAGAAAGAAGATGTACAGACAACGGTTTTTGGCCCTCCGGAACAAATTGGACAGGACCTTGAGGATCTGATGGGAATTCGCGGAGAAAAATCGAAATTCCGCGTTGATGTCGCGTATCGGGATAACCGTCCTGAGAATCCCTGGAATATGGGGGATCGACAAATCCTGATCTATGATCCCCTGACAGGGAAACTGGACCAGGCTCCCCTGGCTGAAATGCTGGAGCGCCTTCCGGTGAGACAGCTTGCCGTGAGGGTCTTTGCTCGTCCAGAGGAAGAAGATGTTGGAGCGATCGAACGTGTCCGGCACTATTTTGAAAAGGTTCCGTCCGGGAAATCTTGA
- a CDS encoding transglycosylase SLT domain-containing protein, which produces MNWLIHQSVSWCLGAHLLSSTVPYHTAITRIACQDHVNPVLVAAVIERESRFNSHKFRRERRIHDISRGLMQVTYRTARWLGFRGAPQNLYNPWVNIRYGTKYLAYLLKRYTNVSDALAAYNDGRPRKRHGRYVSSSGSFSVDHYVRAILSNTKALVLTAAAERLRQPPRSSEGNGLLASGFPVGGGGQYDFPTSGLFNRVEMGF; this is translated from the coding sequence GTGAATTGGCTGATTCATCAGTCTGTATCATGGTGCCTTGGGGCCCATCTCTTGAGCAGCACGGTTCCCTATCATACGGCGATTACACGAATTGCCTGTCAGGACCATGTGAATCCCGTCCTTGTGGCCGCGGTCATTGAAAGGGAATCCCGCTTCAATTCCCACAAATTCAGACGGGAAAGAAGAATTCACGATATTTCCAGGGGGTTGATGCAGGTCACTTACAGAACAGCACGGTGGCTTGGCTTCAGAGGCGCTCCCCAAAACCTCTACAACCCGTGGGTCAATATTCGTTATGGAACCAAATACCTGGCCTATCTTCTCAAGAGATATACAAATGTCTCCGATGCTCTCGCCGCCTACAACGACGGAAGACCCCGGAAAAGACATGGACGGTACGTTTCTTCCTCTGGATCTTTTTCCGTCGACCATTATGTCAGGGCTATCCTTTCAAACACCAAGGCTCTTGTCCTGACAGCCGCTGCCGAAAGGCTCCGGCAGCCTCCCCGTTCTTCGGAAGGGAACGGGCTATTGGCTTCCGGCTTTCCCGTGGGTGGGGGAGGGCAATATGACTTCCCCACTTCGGGTCTTTTTAACCGGGTGGAGATGGGCTTTTAG
- a CDS encoding ABC-F family ATP-binding cassette domain-containing protein yields the protein MIMINLVNLSKHYPSKTLFDNLSLKISLKERMAIVGPNGAGKSSLLKMIAGQMEPDSGQIVLPVGARIGYLPQDLEIVSDRSAVHEVVGGNQVLQKIEDEMQEIEELMSRPDQSESEISRLLARYGDLQTKFSASGGFEQEATARKILSGLNFSEAQMDARVSSLSGGWRMRVALARTLVTRPEILLLDEPTNHLDIPSIEWLEDFLNEFSGSVLLISHDRTFMNHVVNGVIELSQGRATVYHGNYDLYLEQREAQKEALESAYERQQKEIAHMQSFVDRFRAKATKATQAQSRLKALEKIERIELDHEEKTVKFKFPQPPRSGNVVLTLEDVTKSFGERRIIPPFRFVLHRGSKIALVGPNGAGKSTLLRIMAGVLKPDTGKCVPGTNVTMTYFAQHQLETLDPHHTVLEAMEAAAEESENQTRIRSLLGAFLFRKDDVYKKVSVLSGGEKSRLALARMLLVPSNFILLDEPTNHLDIASRECLENALSAYTGTLAFITHDRHLIEAIATDIVEVMPGNIQLYLNTPYTIYLEKRRPRTGEPTLPKDSLNVPPKSSGTSSETSGDDQALIRKRLEKIERDMDEVSGMIAALETELASPRFAINPDYKAKSERKKIEQKRQDALKRQDVLTQEWEREAGRIRS from the coding sequence ATGATCATGATCAACCTTGTCAATCTTTCAAAGCATTATCCTTCCAAAACCCTGTTTGACAACCTGTCTCTCAAGATCAGTCTCAAAGAACGGATGGCAATCGTCGGTCCCAACGGGGCAGGAAAATCTTCTCTCCTTAAAATGATCGCGGGACAGATGGAGCCGGACTCCGGACAGATTGTTCTTCCTGTGGGGGCCCGGATCGGCTATCTTCCCCAGGACCTGGAAATCGTTTCTGACCGGTCGGCCGTTCATGAAGTCGTGGGTGGGAACCAGGTCCTTCAGAAGATTGAAGATGAAATGCAGGAGATTGAGGAATTGATGTCCCGCCCGGATCAGTCGGAATCGGAGATCTCCCGTCTTCTTGCCCGTTATGGAGATCTTCAGACGAAGTTTTCTGCGTCCGGCGGATTTGAGCAGGAGGCGACCGCACGGAAAATTCTTTCCGGTCTCAATTTTTCAGAAGCCCAGATGGATGCTCGTGTGTCGTCCCTGTCCGGGGGATGGAGAATGCGCGTGGCTCTGGCCCGGACGCTTGTCACCCGCCCGGAAATTCTCCTTCTCGACGAGCCGACCAATCATCTGGATATTCCATCGATCGAATGGCTGGAGGATTTTCTCAACGAGTTTTCCGGATCCGTTCTTTTGATTTCCCATGACCGGACGTTCATGAATCATGTGGTGAACGGTGTCATTGAACTCTCCCAGGGGAGAGCCACGGTTTATCATGGAAACTATGACCTGTACCTTGAACAGAGGGAAGCCCAGAAGGAAGCACTTGAGTCGGCCTATGAGCGACAACAGAAGGAAATTGCCCATATGCAGTCTTTCGTCGACCGCTTCCGGGCGAAGGCGACCAAGGCGACACAAGCACAGAGCCGTCTGAAAGCGCTGGAGAAAATTGAGAGAATCGAGCTTGACCACGAGGAAAAAACAGTCAAGTTCAAATTTCCCCAGCCCCCCCGCTCCGGAAACGTGGTTCTGACCCTGGAGGATGTGACCAAGTCCTTCGGAGAGCGCCGAATCATTCCCCCTTTTCGCTTTGTTCTTCACAGAGGCTCAAAGATTGCTCTCGTCGGGCCGAATGGAGCCGGAAAATCGACCCTTCTGCGGATCATGGCGGGAGTGTTGAAGCCGGACACAGGAAAATGTGTTCCGGGAACAAACGTGACCATGACCTATTTTGCCCAGCACCAGCTCGAGACCCTGGATCCGCATCATACTGTTCTTGAAGCCATGGAGGCGGCTGCGGAAGAGTCGGAAAACCAGACGCGCATCCGGAGTCTCCTCGGGGCTTTCCTGTTCCGCAAAGACGATGTTTACAAGAAGGTCTCGGTTTTATCCGGCGGTGAAAAAAGTCGTCTGGCACTGGCAAGGATGCTTCTGGTGCCATCCAATTTCATTCTTCTGGACGAACCGACCAATCATCTGGACATCGCTTCGCGGGAATGTCTCGAAAATGCGCTTTCCGCCTATACAGGAACGCTGGCCTTCATTACCCATGACCGGCATCTGATTGAAGCGATAGCCACGGACATTGTCGAAGTGATGCCCGGCAATATTCAGCTTTATCTGAACACCCCCTACACAATCTATCTTGAAAAACGGCGTCCCAGGACCGGCGAACCGACCCTTCCGAAAGACTCTTTGAACGTTCCCCCAAAATCCTCCGGGACGTCTTCGGAAACCTCCGGCGACGATCAGGCTCTCATCCGGAAAAGGCTTGAAAAAATTGAACGCGACATGGATGAGGTGTCGGGGATGATTGCTGCTCTTGAGACGGAACTTGCTTCTCCCCGATTTGCGATCAATCCGGATTACAAGGCCAAAAGTGAACGGAAAAAAATCGAACAGAAGCGCCAGGACGCATTGAAGCGCCAGGACGTGCTGACCCAGGAATGGGAAAGGGAAGCGGGACGCATCCGTTCCTGA
- a CDS encoding zinc ribbon domain-containing protein — MSEDHSVQGTLSLVYRLQTMDVEAFRLMADVQEATEMIQNASGRVADLEKQAAETSKEIASLESRRKQIDLDLQDTERMLAEGKKRQKDLKHPRDIQAYLSEMEFRRDEKDRLEEEILKNMELQDQKKKKLAEIEAERGREVEALETLRKEKEREIRDREEKLAALDREKLEVEQGFPQDLLKTYTRLKTSHRNGIVVARLMEGACEACRMTLPPRTVTEVKKKQRIVTCQFCQRWLYLPDRGTEGEKVFQGSRAKGASSAP; from the coding sequence TTGTCAGAGGACCACTCGGTCCAGGGAACTCTTTCCTTGGTGTACCGTTTACAGACGATGGATGTAGAAGCATTTCGCCTTATGGCTGACGTGCAGGAAGCAACCGAAATGATTCAAAACGCTTCCGGCCGTGTCGCCGATCTCGAAAAACAGGCGGCGGAAACATCAAAGGAAATAGCCAGCCTTGAATCCCGAAGAAAACAGATCGACCTCGATCTTCAGGATACAGAAAGGATGTTGGCAGAAGGAAAGAAAAGACAAAAGGATCTGAAGCATCCAAGGGATATCCAGGCTTATCTCTCGGAGATGGAATTCCGGAGGGATGAAAAAGATCGCCTGGAAGAGGAAATACTCAAGAATATGGAGCTCCAGGACCAGAAGAAGAAAAAGCTTGCCGAAATCGAAGCGGAACGAGGCCGGGAAGTTGAGGCGCTCGAAACCCTTCGGAAAGAGAAAGAACGGGAAATTCGGGACCGGGAAGAAAAACTGGCAGCGCTGGATCGGGAAAAACTGGAAGTTGAACAGGGGTTCCCCCAGGATCTTTTGAAGACCTATACCCGGCTTAAAACATCCCACCGGAACGGGATTGTTGTTGCACGACTGATGGAAGGGGCCTGCGAGGCTTGTCGGATGACGCTCCCGCCACGGACCGTGACAGAGGTCAAGAAAAAACAGCGAATCGTGACATGTCAATTCTGTCAGCGATGGCTTTATCTTCCGGATCGGGGAACGGAAGGGGAAAAGGTGTTTCAGGGATCCAGGGCCAAAGGAGCCTCGTCCGCCCCGTGA
- a CDS encoding Hsp20/alpha crystallin family protein: MTSLLRWDPVRELEDLGRRLTPVFARLPQETRTDERQAMTAVDWAPVVDIAEDGEAYHVTVELPEIRKEDVKVSIENGILAISGERKKISEEKNGKRYHRIERLYGSFLRSFSLPDDADPQRVTATMKDGVLHVKIEKLAETKPRSVEIEVG, translated from the coding sequence ATGACAAGCCTTTTAAGATGGGATCCCGTAAGGGAACTGGAAGACCTGGGACGCCGACTGACTCCCGTTTTTGCCCGGCTTCCCCAGGAGACAAGAACGGACGAGCGGCAGGCGATGACTGCTGTGGACTGGGCTCCCGTGGTCGATATTGCCGAAGATGGAGAAGCCTATCATGTGACGGTGGAGTTGCCTGAGATCCGGAAAGAGGATGTCAAGGTTTCCATTGAGAACGGGATTCTGGCCATTTCGGGGGAGCGCAAAAAGATCTCGGAAGAGAAGAACGGGAAAAGATACCACCGTATTGAACGTCTTTACGGGAGTTTCCTCCGCAGTTTCTCTCTTCCGGATGACGCCGATCCTCAACGGGTCACGGCAACAATGAAGGACGGCGTATTGCACGTCAAGATCGAAAAACTGGCCGAAACGAAGCCAAGGTCAGTCGAGATCGAGGTCGGTTAA
- a CDS encoding DHHA1 domain-containing protein has translation MSVPKLIVDSSPVTFYYHRNCSDGFGAAWSAWKSLSDRTELRLVPVAYGDPLPVFPEGETVYIADFSFGPDVVLDLKKKNRRVIVLDHHKTAFEKMAGTFSGDSDVYFDMAHSGAAISWFHFHANEPVPNLIRLIEDKDLWKWELPFSQEVNTALASYPFDLELWDRFDQQMGSGPILESWELVREGKTILRYQEQLLRAAVRETACKGRFPDGVEGLFVNSPILNSEIGGFLKSECPLVVIWSHRSDGRVSYSLRSSSSGPDVARIAEKFGGGGHAKAAGFISDRIVHEPYVHSQGA, from the coding sequence ATGTCGGTACCCAAACTGATTGTCGATTCGTCTCCCGTTACGTTTTACTATCACAGGAACTGCTCGGACGGTTTTGGCGCAGCATGGTCGGCATGGAAGAGCCTATCGGACCGGACAGAGCTTCGTCTGGTTCCTGTGGCATACGGGGATCCGTTACCCGTTTTTCCGGAGGGAGAGACCGTTTATATCGCGGACTTTTCCTTTGGTCCGGACGTGGTCCTGGACCTGAAAAAGAAGAACCGGAGAGTCATTGTCCTGGATCACCACAAGACAGCGTTCGAAAAAATGGCCGGAACGTTTTCCGGAGATTCTGACGTCTACTTCGATATGGCCCATTCGGGCGCGGCCATCAGCTGGTTCCATTTCCATGCGAACGAACCGGTTCCTAACCTGATCCGACTGATTGAGGACAAGGATCTCTGGAAGTGGGAGCTCCCGTTCAGTCAGGAGGTGAATACCGCCCTGGCCTCCTACCCGTTTGACCTCGAACTGTGGGACCGCTTTGATCAACAGATGGGGAGCGGCCCCATCCTGGAGAGCTGGGAGCTTGTCCGCGAAGGAAAGACGATCCTGCGGTATCAGGAGCAGCTCCTCCGGGCAGCTGTCCGGGAGACAGCCTGCAAGGGACGTTTTCCCGACGGTGTGGAAGGACTCTTTGTCAACTCGCCGATTCTGAATTCGGAAATCGGGGGTTTTCTGAAATCCGAGTGCCCGCTGGTTGTGATCTGGTCTCACCGGTCCGATGGGCGGGTTTCCTACAGTCTTCGATCCTCCTCTTCCGGACCCGATGTTGCGCGGATCGCGGAAAAATTCGGAGGAGGGGGACACGCCAAAGCCGCCGGATTCATTTCCGACCGGATTGTGCATGAACCATATGTGCATTCTCAAGGCGCCTGA
- a CDS encoding ribonuclease HI family protein → MILYCDGASRGNPGPSSIGYLLQDEEGRVIFSEGRVLPPGTNNQAEYQALIAGLQAARDRGVRNLLVRADSELMIRQMTGKYRVRHPGLLACYEQATNLSRSFDTIQFEHIPREQNAQADRLANEALDRSGKST, encoded by the coding sequence GTGATTCTCTATTGCGATGGAGCTTCCCGGGGAAATCCCGGCCCTTCGTCCATCGGATATCTCTTGCAGGATGAAGAAGGCCGGGTCATTTTTTCGGAAGGGCGTGTTCTGCCGCCCGGGACAAACAACCAGGCGGAATACCAGGCTCTGATTGCCGGGCTCCAGGCTGCCCGGGATCGGGGTGTACGGAATCTTCTCGTCCGGGCGGATTCCGAATTGATGATTCGTCAGATGACAGGAAAATACCGGGTCCGTCATCCCGGTCTTCTGGCGTGTTACGAACAGGCAACGAATCTTTCCAGATCTTTCGACACAATCCAGTTTGAGCATATCCCCCGGGAACAAAATGCCCAGGCGGATCGATTGGCGAATGAAGCGCTGGACAGATCGGGGAAAAGCACGTAG